The genomic segment CCACCAAGTCGAACGGCGCGCAGATCGCCATCACCAACCCGGGCGGCGTGCGCGCGGACCTGGTGTACGCGTCCTCGCCCGCCGGTGAAGGCGACGGCGTGGTGACCTACGGCGAGGCGTTCACCGTGCAGCCGTTCGCGAACATCATGCAGACGATCACGATGACCGGCGAGAACCTCAAGGCCGTGCTGGAGCAGCAGTGGCAGCAGGCCTCGCCGCGGATCCTGCAGGTCTCGTCGACGCTGAAGTACGCGTACTCCTCGTCGGCGGCCCCCGGTTCGAAGGTCTCGGACCTGACCATCGACGGTCAGCCGGTCGACCCGGCGGGCACCTACCGGGTGTCGGTGAACAACTTCCTCGCCGCCGGCGGGGACGGGTTCACCGAGTTCACCAAGGGCACCGACCTGGCGGGCGGCCCGGTCGACCTGGATGCGCTGATCGCCTACTTCGGCGCGCACCCCGGCGTCGCCCCGCCGCCGGCGGACCGCATCACCGTCAAACCGTAGTCCCGCGTGGAATTCACCAGCCCCTCGTTCAACAGAACGGGGGGCTGGTGCGTTTGAGAGGGGTGAGCCCCACTTTCGACGAGTTCGTCGCCGAGCGGCTGGACCCGCTGCTGCGGTACGCGACCGTGCTGACCTGCGACGCGTACCTGGCGCAGGACGTCGTGCAGGAGTCGCTGCTGCGGGCGCAGCAACGCTGGCCGCGCATCGCCGCGACCGGCCAGCCGGCCGCGTACGTGAAGCGGATGGTGACCAACGAGTACCTCTCGTGGCGCCGCCGCCGGGCCAGGACCGACGTTTCGCTGTCGCACGCCGAGTGGGAGGCACTGGGCCGCAGCGACGATCCCGCCGACGACTACGACGCGCGGGACACGATGCTGGCCGAAATCTCGGCACTCCCGGCGAAACAACGCGCGGCCGTCGTCCTCCGCTACTACGAGGACTACTCCGACGCTGAGATCGCGGCGCTGCTCGGGTGCCGGGAAGGCACCGTGCGCAGCCACATCTCGCGGGCGCTCACCACGTTGCGGGCCATCGAACTGGAGGCGGAGCAGGCATGACCGAGGAGCTGATCAAGGCCGCACTGGCGAAACAGGCCCACCGCGCGCCGCACAGCGGCCCGATCCTGCACGCACTGACCGGTGAGCGGCGATCTTCGCGCAGGACGCTGGTGGTGAGCCTCGTCGCGGCCCTCGTGGCGGTGCTCGCCCTGGGCGCGACCTCCTTGCTGGCGCCCTCACCGCCACCGGCGCCGGTGGCCGGATTCGCGCAACGGGAGCTGCCCGGCCTGCCGATGCGGTACGACGTGGGCTGGCTGCCGGACGGGTACGTCGAAACCAGCCGGAGTTACGCGTACGACTACATCCAGATCCGGACGTGGGCGTCGGGCGAGTCCCGCATCTCCCTGTTCGTGCAGGCGACTCCCGGGCCCGACGGGCTGCCCGTGTGGACCGACGACATCACCGGGGCACCGGAGCCCCAGAGGACGAGCGTGCACGGCAGGCCCGGCGCTTTCGAGGTGACCGACGATCCCGAACAGGCCTCGCTGGCCTGGCTGCCCGCGCCGAAGGTCCGGTTGAGCCTGCAGTTCCACGAGGTGGCCGAGCCGAGGGTCATCGCACCGCGGATCGCCGAGTCGGTGCACGAGTCCGCGGACGTGCTCACCCCCCAGTTCGACCTCGGCCTGCCGCCCGAGCGGGTGGAGGTCTCGGTCGAGGGCAGTTCGCCGTCGACCGCGGTGACCAAGGCGTCCGACTGGAACACGTCGGGGAGCTGGAAGGAGTTCGACGCCGCGGTCGCCCCGGCGCCGGCGGATCTCCCCGGCGGGTACGAGGTGCTGGTGCGCGGCATCCGGGGCAAGTTCGTCCCGTTCCAGCCGAAGACCGGCGCGGCGCTGAGCGTGCCGCTCGGAGACGGGCGCTGGATGGTGCTGCGGACGCCACCGGCCGAGTACGGGGTGCGGGGGCCGGGCTGGGAGTCCGCGCTGGTCGAGGTCGCTGAGAAGATCGTCCTCAATTCGGCGACTGATCTCTCTTGGGTGGGTACGCGTTGACGGTGGTGCGTTCGCTGGTCCTGTTCGTGCTGGCCGCGTTGGCCGAGATCGGCGGGGCGTGGCTGGTCTGGCAGGGCGTCCGGGAGCAGCGCGGCTGGCTGTGGGTGCTCGGTGGCGTGGTGGCGCTCGGGGCGTACGGTTTCGTCGCCACCCTGCAGCCGGACGCGCACTTCGGCCGGATCCTCGCCGCGTACGGGGGCATCTTCGTGGCCGGTTCGCTGCTGTGGGGCGTGGTGCTGGACGGCTACCGGCCGGACCGGTACGACCTGATCGGCGTGGCCGTCTGCCTGGTGGGGGTCGCGGTGATCATGTACGCGCCGCGGTCGTGAGTTCCCGTTCTTCCAAGCCGGGGCCGTGACAATGGGAGCATGCCTACCTGGGAAGACGCCGTCGCGCTGGCGAAACGGTTGCCGGAAGTCGAAGAGTCCACTTCGTACCGCACGCCGTCGCTGAAGGTGGCGGGCAAGTCGTTCGCCCGCCTGCGCACCGAGGCGGAAGGCGGCCTGGTGCTGATGTGCGGGCTGGACGAGAAGGAGGCACTGCTGGCCTCGGGCGACCCGGCGTTCTACACGACGCCGCACTACGACGGCTACGGCGCGATCCTGGTCGACCTGGCGAAGGTCGACGAGGAGCAGCTGGCGGAGTTGATCGAAGAGGCGTGGCGGACGAAGGCCCCGGCGCGCCTGCGGTGATATTCGGTTTGGGCGCGGCGCGGTGATCGCCATACTCGGCCGCATGGAGTTCGAGAATTTCGATTCGCGCGGCTACCGCACGGTCGACGTGCGCACCGGTTATGGCGAGTGGGTCAGCACGTACGAGGACACGGTCCGGGATGAGATGGACATCGCCGTGCTCGACGACCTGACCGTGCCCCAGTGGTCGCGCACGACCAGGGCACTGGACCTCGGCTGCGGCACCGGCCGCACCGGCGCCTGGCTCCGCCGCCACGGCGTACCCGCGATCGACGGCATCGACCTCACCCCGGAAATGCTCGCCGCCGCCCGCGCCCGCGGTGCGCACGACACCCTGCTGGAAGGCGATGTCACCGACACCGGCCTACCGGACGACACGTACGACCTGCTCATCGCCTCCCTGATCGACGAGCACCTACCGAACCTGACCCCCTTGTACCGCGAGGCTTTCCGCGTCGCCGCGCCGAACGCGCACTTCGCCCTGGTGGGCCTGCACCCGCACTTCATCATGGCCTCGGGCATGCCCACCCACTTCACCAACGCCGCCGGCGAGTCGATCGCCATCTCCACCACCGTGCACCTCATCAGCGACCACCTCACCGCCGCGCTAAGCACCGGCTGGCACCTGGCCGAACTAGGGGAAGCCGTAGTGGACGACCGATGGATCACCCTGAAACCCAAGTGGTCGAAGTACCGCAACCACCCAGTATCCGCCGCCTACGTCTTCCACAAGGAAAAGTGAGGCTGGACCAGATTTCATGACGGCCACCTGTTTGGCCGTCGCGCGATCCGTGTGCGAGGGGTGACTCTCAGT from the Amycolatopsis magusensis genome contains:
- a CDS encoding YnfA family protein gives rise to the protein MTVVRSLVLFVLAALAEIGGAWLVWQGVREQRGWLWVLGGVVALGAYGFVATLQPDAHFGRILAAYGGIFVAGSLLWGVVLDGYRPDRYDLIGVAVCLVGVAVIMYAPRS
- a CDS encoding SigE family RNA polymerase sigma factor, with protein sequence MSPTFDEFVAERLDPLLRYATVLTCDAYLAQDVVQESLLRAQQRWPRIAATGQPAAYVKRMVTNEYLSWRRRRARTDVSLSHAEWEALGRSDDPADDYDARDTMLAEISALPAKQRAAVVLRYYEDYSDAEIAALLGCREGTVRSHISRALTTLRAIELEAEQA
- a CDS encoding class I SAM-dependent DNA methyltransferase, encoding MEFENFDSRGYRTVDVRTGYGEWVSTYEDTVRDEMDIAVLDDLTVPQWSRTTRALDLGCGTGRTGAWLRRHGVPAIDGIDLTPEMLAAARARGAHDTLLEGDVTDTGLPDDTYDLLIASLIDEHLPNLTPLYREAFRVAAPNAHFALVGLHPHFIMASGMPTHFTNAAGESIAISTTVHLISDHLTAALSTGWHLAELGEAVVDDRWITLKPKWSKYRNHPVSAAYVFHKEK
- a CDS encoding MmcQ/YjbR family DNA-binding protein; its protein translation is MPTWEDAVALAKRLPEVEESTSYRTPSLKVAGKSFARLRTEAEGGLVLMCGLDEKEALLASGDPAFYTTPHYDGYGAILVDLAKVDEEQLAELIEEAWRTKAPARLR